Sequence from the Corallococcus sp. EGB genome:
GTCACCACCTCCATGGCACAGGCGGGGGCCGTGGTGTGTGTGAAACGCAAGGGCATGAAAGACTCCTGGTGCCTGGCCACCAGCCGCACGGACGCCACGGCACAGCAGGTGCTGGACGTCTACGCCCGGAGATTCACCATCGAGGAGACGTTCCGGGATGTGAAGGACCTCAAGTTCGGCATGGGGCTGAAGCAGGTGCGCGTGAAGACGCCGGAGCGTCGAGACAGGTTGCTGCTCATCAGCGCCCTGGCTCAGGTCCTTCTGACGCTGCTGGGAGCCGCGGGGGAGGCGCTGGGGTACGACAAGCATTTGAAGGTGAATACGGTGAAGCGGCGTACGCACTCGCTCTTCACCCAAGGCACCTACTATTTCATGGCCATGCCGCGCATGAGCGATGAACGACTCCGCCCGTTGGTGGAGCGATTCGGACAACTCGTCCGCGAGCACTCCGTCTTCCGAGAGGCCTTCGGACTCATCTGATTCAGATGAGGGGATGCTTCAGGTTCCGAACTTGTCGGACAGTCGGACAGGTTTCGGCCTCCAGGCCGAAGTCGGCCGTTCCCGGCCGTACCGTTCCGAACTTGTCGGACAGTCGGACAGGTTTCGGCCTCCAGGCCGAAATGAGCCGTTCCCAGCCGTACCGTTCCGAACTTGTCGGACAGTCGGACAGGTTTCGGCCTCCTGGCCGAAACGAGCCGCTCCCAGCCGTATCGTTCTGAGCCTGTCGGACAGTCGGACATGTTTTCGCCGCCTGCCCGAAACGGGCTGCTCCCTGCCGTACCGTTCCGAGCCTGTCAGACAGTCGGACAGGTTTCGGCCTCCCGGCCGAGGCGGGCCGTTCCCGGTCGCACCGTTCCGAACCTGTCGGACAGTCGGACAGGTTTCGGCCTCCCGGTCGAGGCGGGCCGTTCCCGGTCGCACCGTTCCGAACCTGTCGAACAGTCGGACAGGTTTCGGCCGCCCGGTCGAGGCGGGCCGTTCCCGGTCGCACCGTTCCGAACTTGTCGGACCGTCGGACAGGTTTCGGCCGCCCGGTCGAGGCGGGCTGCTCCCGCCGTGCCTTTCAAACCTGTCCGACAGTCGGACAAGTTTTGGCCGGGTGCCGTCGGAGAGGGCGCCCCCTGCGGGTTCTCATGTTCTCAGCCCCTGGATGGCGCTCATGGCTGGGGGCTGGGGAGGCCTATGCGTGGTCGCGGGCTTGCGGACACTGGTTGATGCGACGCAGGGCTGGGGCCGTTCCTCTACACTGCGATTGCCCATGATCCGTTCCCTTGCCGTCCTCCTCTGCTGTCTGCCTGCTGGCGCGCTCGCGGCCTCTGAGTCCTGGCTCGTGACGACCGACCTGTGGGGCAATCCCGCCTACCAGTTCCTCACGCTGGAGCGTGACGGGAAGCACCTCACGGGCGTGCTGGATGGAGACGCGCTGAAGGGGGAGCGCTCGGGCAACGCCGTCCACTTCGTTGTCACGGACTCGCGCCAGCAGACCTATGTCTTCGACGGCAAGGTGAGCGGTGACATGCTGCGCGGCACCGCGGACTATCCCGACAGCAACAACCCGAAGGCGCGGGTGTCCCACTCCTTCTCGGCCCGGTTGCTCCCCGCTCGCCCCGAGGGCCCTCCGCGCGTGCATGACTTCACGCCCGCGTCCTGGTCCAACGAGTTCACCGCGCACCGCGCGCCGGTGCTGACCGTGTGGCCGGGCGACACCGTGCGGACCTCGACGCTCGATTCCGGCGGCATGGACTCGAAGGGCGTCACCCGCGCCCTCTTCGGCAACCCTCAGACCGGGCCCTTCTTCATCGCCACCGCGAACCCCGGCGACACGCTGGCCATCCGCATCCGCCGCCTGAAGCTGAACCGCTCGTTCGCGGACAGCCTGGACAGCATCGTGGGCCGCGCCCTCACGACAGGCCTCGCCGCGAAGGCGACGGAGCTGGGCAAGCCCGTGCGCTGGAAGCTCGACCCCGAGCGCGGCGTCGCGACGCCGGAGAACCCGACGGAACGCCTGAAGGCCTTCACCGTACCGCTGCGGCCCATGCTGGGCGGTCTCGCCGTGGCGCCCGGCTTCGGCGCCGCGCCCCTGTCCACCGGCGACACCGGCCGCTACGGCGGCAACATGGACTTCAACGAGGTCGTGGAGGGCAACACCGTCTACCTGCCCGTGGCGCAGCCTGGCGCGCTCCTGTACCTGGGCGATGCGCACGCCGCGCAGGGCGACGGCGAGACGTCCCAGTACGCGCTGGAGACCTCCATGGACGTCGAGTTCACCGTGGACGTCCTGCACGGAAAGCCGCCTCCGGCCACGCCTCGTGTGGAGTCGCCCACGCACCTGATGACGCTGGGTCAGGGCGGTTCGCTGGATGACGCCCTGCGCTCCGCGACGCAGGGCATGACGCAGTGGCTGGAGCAGGACTACGGACTCACGCTGTCGGAGAGCGCGCAGGTGCTGGGCAGCTCCGTGCAGTACAGCGTCGCGAACCTCGCGGGGCGCAGCGTGGGCATCGCCGCGAAGCTGGACAAGGCGCGGCTCCAGGCCCTCCGCCCTGCCGTGAAGTGAGCTGTATTCCGGGGGCACTCCCGGGCGCGTAAAATGGGGCGGAAAATGCCGTGTCGATCCGGCGGCCCCTCGTTCGACGTGGAGATGAACCCTCCCGCTCAGCCGGGAGCACTTCTTCCGCCGAACAGGAGCCTTCCATGGCCACCAAGCTCGCAGTCGCCGCCCTCGTCCTCGTCGTCGCCCTGGGCGCCTTCGTCGCCACCCGCCCGGACCGCTTCCGCATCGAGCGCAACGCGCACGTCGGTGCGCCCCCGGCCACCGTCTACGCGCTGATCAACGACCTGCACCGGTTCAATACGTGGAACCCGTTCCGCTCCGAGCCCGTGCCCGGCATGACCGAGTCCTTCGACGGACCCAACGAAGGTCCGGGCGCCAGCTTCACCTGCGCCGGCGGTGAGTCCGGGGACGGCCGCATGACCATCACGGAGAGCCAGCCCGGCGCTCGCGTCGTCCTCAAGCTGGAGTTCTTCAAGCCCTTCGAAGCCACGAACCAGGCCACCTTCACGCTCACTCCGGAGAATGGCGGCACCCGCGTGAGCTGGGCGATGGAGGGCGAGAACACCCTGATGGGCAAGGCGATGTCGCTCGTCGTGAACATGGACACGATGCTCGGCAAGGAGTTCGAGCGGGGCCTCGCGAACCTGGACGCCGCCGCGCGTGGCGCCGCCCCGGCTTCCTCCGCGAGCGCCCAGGCCGAAGCGGCCACGCCCGCCCCGGCGCTCTGAGGATGGGCCTCAGTTCTCCAGCGTTTGGTACGCGCCTTTGGAGAACTCCAAGGCCAGGGCCCCGTCTTCGGGGCCCTGTGCGTTTCGCTGGATCAACAGGAGGGCCGTCAGGTCCTGGCGCGGATCAATGAAGAACGTCGGGCCGTAGCCGCCGGCCCAGCCGTAGCGCCCCGCGGTGGGGGAGATGCCATCCGGCTTCGTGCACACGGCCCCTCCGAAGCCCCACCCGGACGCATCCCAGAAGCCGGGGAAGAAGGGCGAGCGGAGTTTCTGCTCCTCCGAAATCTGATCCGTCAGCATCTCCCGGACGCTCGCGGAGGACAGCAGGTGGGTGTTCCCATGCCTTCCTCCGCTGAGCAGCATCCGGCAGAAGGCGAGGAGGTCATCGGCCGTGGACACCAGCCCGCCCTGGCCACCTCCTGAAGGAAACGCGGGAGGCCGCGACCAGAAGCTGTCCGCCGGCGTGTCCCACGCCTCCAGCCTTCCCGTGGCAGGGTCGCGCGAGCAGGCCGTCGTGAGCCGGTCGAGCTTCTCCGCGGGCACGGTGAACGCCGTGTCCTTCATGCCCAATGGAGCGAAGAGCCGCTCGCGCAGGAAGTCGTCGAAGCGCATGCCCGAGGCCCTCGCCACCAGCACGCCGAGGACCTCGTAGCCGGTGTGGTAGGCCCACCGCTCCCCGGGCTGGTAGCGGAGCGGCAGCGTGCCCAGCCGCCGCATGAATTCGTCGGGCGGAGCCGTGAGCACGTGGAAGCCGGGCGACACATGGGCCTCGGCCATGGCGCGCTGGAGGGGATGCGTGCCGGGCTTCGCCATCACCGCACCCAATCCCCAACGCAGCGTGAGCAGGTCGCGCACCGTGATGGCCCGCCTCGCGGGGACGGTGTCGTCGAGCGGCCCATCGGGCGTGCGCAGGACGCGGCGGTTCGCCAGCTCCGGCAGCCATGGATCCACGGCACCGTCGAGCGGAAGCCTCCCGTCCTCCACGAGCCTCAACGTGGCCACCGCCGTGATGGGCTTGGCCATGGACGCAAGCCGGAAGAGGCTGTCGCGCCGCATGGGCGCATCGGAAGCCGTAAGGCCCTGCATGCCCAGCGCGTCGACGTGCACGGTGGCGCCTCGGGCAATCAGTGCGACGACGCCGGGCAGCTCACCGCGCTCGACATGGCCGCGCAGGGAGGCGGTCACGTCAGCAAGCCGCGTCTGGGAAAGCGAGGGGGCGCGCTGG
This genomic interval carries:
- a CDS encoding acetamidase/formamidase family protein translates to MIRSLAVLLCCLPAGALAASESWLVTTDLWGNPAYQFLTLERDGKHLTGVLDGDALKGERSGNAVHFVVTDSRQQTYVFDGKVSGDMLRGTADYPDSNNPKARVSHSFSARLLPARPEGPPRVHDFTPASWSNEFTAHRAPVLTVWPGDTVRTSTLDSGGMDSKGVTRALFGNPQTGPFFIATANPGDTLAIRIRRLKLNRSFADSLDSIVGRALTTGLAAKATELGKPVRWKLDPERGVATPENPTERLKAFTVPLRPMLGGLAVAPGFGAAPLSTGDTGRYGGNMDFNEVVEGNTVYLPVAQPGALLYLGDAHAAQGDGETSQYALETSMDVEFTVDVLHGKPPPATPRVESPTHLMTLGQGGSLDDALRSATQGMTQWLEQDYGLTLSESAQVLGSSVQYSVANLAGRSVGIAAKLDKARLQALRPAVK
- a CDS encoding SRPBCC family protein; this translates as MATKLAVAALVLVVALGAFVATRPDRFRIERNAHVGAPPATVYALINDLHRFNTWNPFRSEPVPGMTESFDGPNEGPGASFTCAGGESGDGRMTITESQPGARVVLKLEFFKPFEATNQATFTLTPENGGTRVSWAMEGENTLMGKAMSLVVNMDTMLGKEFERGLANLDAAARGAAPASSASAQAEAATPAPAL
- a CDS encoding serine hydrolase, translating into MPQRAPSLSQTRLADVTASLRGHVERGELPGVVALIARGATVHVDALGMQGLTASDAPMRRDSLFRLASMAKPITAVATLRLVEDGRLPLDGAVDPWLPELANRRVLRTPDGPLDDTVPARRAITVRDLLTLRWGLGAVMAKPGTHPLQRAMAEAHVSPGFHVLTAPPDEFMRRLGTLPLRYQPGERWAYHTGYEVLGVLVARASGMRFDDFLRERLFAPLGMKDTAFTVPAEKLDRLTTACSRDPATGRLEAWDTPADSFWSRPPAFPSGGGQGGLVSTADDLLAFCRMLLSGGRHGNTHLLSSASVREMLTDQISEEQKLRSPFFPGFWDASGWGFGGAVCTKPDGISPTAGRYGWAGGYGPTFFIDPRQDLTALLLIQRNAQGPEDGALALEFSKGAYQTLEN